The DNA region aaataaacaattataacatctttCTAATTAACCATTGGGCATAGAAAATGTTCACTCACTAACATAACAAGATAATTGTTTGGCATCAATATCATTGATGCTCCGCCCTCAAAACTAAATGCAACCCGAGGAAACATTTGAGCCCCACTACACAATTGCATatagaattataaattatgaaataaaaagtaataagcACTTTCTATATGTGAAAGAAGAACATGTTGGGTAATTTATAACAATGATGATCTCCATCAAAAATCATTAATGTAGCATGCTGAGAAATTGCATTAGTAATctgtaaaattcaaattcacaaTTGTAGTTAAAAATTTTAACGAAAAACTCATAATATGGTTTTCAACAtctttaaagttaaaaaaaatgtcttcaACTTACTGCGATTATGAAGGGATCGTAGATATACTAATGTTGTACCAGAATCGATAATAGTTCCTCGAGTATCTGATATCTTGAATGCGGATTGATTTATGGCTATAGTTTGGTCATTCACTCTAATGCTATGGAGGTCTAGCTTATAATAAGCCCTAATGTTCcaaaaagatatttaattagCTTGTAAAGGCTACTAAATAAAATTAGCAACTTTGATTAAATACAAAGAATAATTGCATACTCTGTTGGATTAATGAGCATACTCTGTTGGATTAATGAGCGGACTATACACCATATTGGGATGCATAATTTCTCCAAGAACAACTATACCTCCCTCGTCTCCTCTCAAACAGTGGGAAAAAACATTGGGCATAACCTTTTGAGATATCAACTGCGACAAGACAGACGAGTGGCCCTGGACAAATCCAAAAATTTCGTCGATGGCTCGACCTCCCTCAAATACCGGTCCCTTGACCGAAGTGCTACACCTAttaaaacaaattgaaattattagATGTTTCCTAGAGATACGCAACcaatacataaaaaattattgcaGTATTCTTAATTTTGATAGAAAACTACAATAGGATTCTCCGATCAATTAATTCTTACCCAAAAATAATAGACGTGTTTGCCGAAGAAGACTGCAATATATCTTTAAATAGTAGCCAGATGATTGACTACCGTCTATATATCTAAACCAAAATCCACATTGACTATTGTTATTAGCACACTGACCATATTCACTACATAACTTATCCAAACATGAAAGCGGCCTAACTGAATGTGAGCTAGCTGGATCAAAGGAGGTAAACTGATGAATCTGCATATACGGATGTAATTAGAGCACGTGAGTAAGTTATTTTCGATCTATAAATTATTGGGTCAAACATTTTACCTTTGTTCTTAAAGGTTTTATAGAGATGAAAAAGTAAAATGTTAAGTAAGAGGTTTTGGCTAATCTAGATAAGTAATTAAGAAATTTGAGATGAGTTTGACAAAGATCCTAAAACATGTGCTTGGTCCACGGGATTCTAACTGGATGAACATTCTTTATCAGAATCATTAGTGAGATATACAGTTGTAAGTCTATATACAGTTGTAAGTTTATAAGTTAAGTCTTCTATTTAGTTAATAGAAGATAAATGAATGACTAAAATGTAATATGTAAACAATCATTCTATTTCTAATATACGAGAGGTGAGCCCGTATGATTCACTAAGTTTTTACAATTTATCTTTCTCTATTTAAGATTCTCTTGCTCTTCTCAAACTCTCTAAGAAAACAAGATCTTGGAATTTGACATGGTATCATAGCTAGACGACGAATCAAAAGAAGAGGCGATGGTAGAAGAATCAGAAGACAGAAGTTCTACCTACATATTGAAGAAACAACAGAGAGGTAAACACACATAACGTGTAATGAAGCTTGCAGACGATCCGCTCGATGTGGGGGCTAATGAAAACCCAGGTGTTCCGATTTTTATGACTTCGTTCACTGGCGAAAATTATATCAGTTGGAGTCGTAGCATTCGGATCGCCTTAACAGCGAAATCAAAATTAGGGTTCGTGGATAATGCAATTCCTTATCCTAATAATGACAACGATTGTAAACGATGGAGGAAAGAAGATTCATTAGTGAGATCATGGATATTAAACTCATTAGCGAAGAATATCAAGGAGGACTTCATTCATTTGGAGACCACTTTAGAACTCTGGGAAGGGTTGAAGAAAAGGTATCAGgtaaagaatgaataaaattcTTTTCAGTTACAGAAAGAGAATAATACTATGAAACAAGGGAACACAAGTCTAGAGAAATATCACTCAAAGATGTATAGATTGTGGGATGAGTTTTGTAGTATCAATCCAATACCCCGATGTAAATACAAGGTTATAATTAATCCTTGTTCCATTCTTTCTAGTCAATTTGAAGAACAAGACGTCAAGAAACGTCTTAGTCAATTCTTGACTAGGTTAAATGATTCATATGATTTTGTGAGGAACCAAATTTTGGACTCGGATTTGCCCCCTAACATTGACAGAGCCTATTCGGCACTACTTTCTGTCCAAAGACAAAGACAAATCAATGAAGTTGGGAAAAAATCTTAAGGACATTCTATTATGTCCTACAAAACACAAGAAGGGAATCACATTTTAACAACAAAGGAAACAACACATGAGATCTGAAAGATTATCGAGGAAACACTTCTAAACATGATTTGCAATGTACACACTGTAGAATGAGCGGTCATTTGAAGGGAGGGTGTTTCCAAATTATTGGATTTCCAGATtggttttgagaaaataatgacTACAAAGGAAAGAAATCGGTGAACATTGTAGAAGCTCCATTTGATCTAGAAGTGGTCAAACCTAGAAGAGTTGATAATCAAGTTGTGTTCATGGAAGCAATACAATCACTGGACGTGTTGATGAGACAATTGCAGAATGGAAACAAGAATAGaacatcttcttcaaaagaTAGACATGTACGTATTGTATTAATACTTTTCAAAcagaaaatgttttttaaaactaaacaaaatataatgaatacaataaaaaattatgttgaaAAACAAGTTTGGATTTTTGACACTGGTGCAAGTAACCATGTTTGTCAAGAAAAAgagattatgtttgatttgaaaaatgtaaccaaatatatttcataaacctACCAAATGGAACAAATGTACTTTTTAATTTTGcaagaaaagtaaaattaacAGAAGAATTAATTCTTGAAAAAGTATTTTTGTTCCAGAATTccaatataatttgatttccatgtcaaaacttttaaaacataaaaacattgaatgtgtttttgataaaagaaaatgtacTATACATGACCTTAATTCGAATACAATTCTAGCATCTGGATCACTTTATAATGACTTGTATTTGTTAGATTCTCTATTAGATGATAGTAGTATTTTGAATAATGTTGAGTTTGTTTGTAATGTTTCAGTATGTTCTAAaacaattcataataaaaatggGTCATCCTTCTGATGTTGTAATCAAGAAGATTTTTCCGAATGTTGTTTTTAATTCTCAACCATGTGATGCTTGtaaaaaatctaaaatgcaTAGGTTGCCATTTCAAAACAGTATCACCACAAACAAAAATTGTTTTGACTTATGCATGAatgtcacagcccaatcttcctggcccaggaagaggaggcttaaggagaatgtcacggcccaatcttcctggcccaagaagaggaggaggcttaagcCCTCTTAAGTCCAACCCAATGAAGATTCTAGACTGGAAGGaaggtccttgattagcgcatctaattgagagttaaaaagaattccttgattagtgcatcactaattgacatataaaaggaatgtccttgattagtaatgtccttgattgataattataaggaatccctaaattagtgcacaatcaatgtaacagctagattagtcctataaatacctgtgaggtattacattgtaaatcaccaagtattcgagtaatataatactattctttATAAGAGTTACTTta from Impatiens glandulifera chromosome 5, dImpGla2.1, whole genome shotgun sequence includes:
- the LOC124939108 gene encoding aspartic proteinase 36-like, which encodes MQIHQFTSFDPASSHSVRPLSCLDKLCSEYGQCANNNSQCGFWCSTSVKGPVFEGGRAIDEIFGFVQGHSSVLSQLISQKVMPNVFSHCLRGDEGGIVVLGEIMHPNMVYSPLINPTEAYYKLDLHSIRVNDQTIAINQSAFKISDTRGTIIDSGTTLVYLRSLHNRNY